The Couchioplanes caeruleus nucleotide sequence CTCCACGCCGGACGGTGCCATCACCGCGGAGCTGTACGACCGAAGCAGGCTGACGCTGACGTTCCTGCAGGGCTGGTACGACCTGTGCGACGACAGCGACCTCGAACGGCGGCTGGCCACGCTGGCGCAGCTCCTCTGGGTCGCGCGCACCCGCGAGTACTGGCGTACCTTCAGCGACGTGGCGGGCGAGACCGTCACCGGTGAGGACACCCCGGTGAGTTCCCGTGACCTCGACTGGCGCGAGGAGCGCGACGCGCTGGTGGCGCGCGGATACTCGGCCGACGGCCGGATCGCCGTCAAGGCGGTCGGCATGCGGCAGTGGGAAGTGCACATCAGCCCCGGTACGGTACGGGCGCTGTCGGAGCGGGAGTTCGCCGAGGCGGCGGCGCAGGCGGCCGGTGAGCTGATCAACGACCAGCTGGCGAAGATCGCCGCGCTGTCCAACAAGTACTACGGGTACGACCGGTAAAGAGCGAGGGAGATCCGACCAGTGCGAGGCAAAGTATGGCTGGCCGCCGGCGCCGCGGTCGTGGTCGTGCTGGCGGTCGTCGTCGTGGTGCTGCTGGTCCGCGGCGGCAGCGACTCCCCGCAGGCGCAATGCCGCCTGGCCACCCCGCCGTCGACCGCGCCGGTCGACGACACGAGCACCGTCCGCATCGCCGAGCAGGGCTACACCCGGGTCGGATCGCCGGCGCTGTCCACCGTGACCATCGGCGCGGTCCTGGAGAATCCGAGCGACCGGGTCGCCTACCGCACCCGGGTCACGTTCGACGTCCTCGGCCCCGACGGGCGCAGCGTCGTCACCGACTCGTTCCGCCGCTTCCAGGTCCTCGAGGTGCCGATCATCCTGCCCGGCGCGAAGATCCCGGTCGGCGACTCCCTCGCCGCCACCCGCCTCGCCGAGGTCGGCTCGGTCACGATCAAACCGGTGGTGAGCCAGTGGCTGCCGGCCGGCGACGGCAACGACGGCCTCGCCCCCGTGACCACCACCCTCGTGCCGGACAAGACCACCCGCGACGCCGAGGGCAGCGGCGTCATCACGTACGACGCCCGCTCGGCCAACTGCACGGACCTGGTCTCCCGCGGCTCGTCGTACGTCCTGCGCGACGCCGGCGGGAAGATCATCGGTGGCGGGCTGTCCGACGAGGCCGAGCCCTCGGGCTGCGACATCTCCGAGAACCGCTACCCCAACAGCTTCAACACGGCCCTGCGGAGCATTCCGCAGGGGGCCGAGCTGGCCAGGACCGAGGTGGCATCCCTCTGCGACCTCGGCCCCCGCCCCGCACCGACGGGCTCCGGAGCGCCCATCAACTGAACGCCCGGGGAGCAGCTCAACACGACCTAGCCCTGCTTCTCCAGCCCGATACGCAGCACGTCCGCGGCCCGCCGCACCTCCGCGCGTACCGTCGCCGGTTTGCCGGGATGGCGGCGCAGGCTCTCGTACTGCACGCGCCACAGGCCGAGCAGGGCGGCGGCCGTGATCTGCGGTTCCGGATCGGCCGGGTCCACTCCGTCACGGGCCGCAAGGGCCTCGGCCGCCACGGCGACGAACCGGTCCATCATGTCGTTGCGGTAGGCCCGCAGCGACGGCGCCGCCTCCAGCAGCTCGCCGAAGCGCCGGTAGCCCTCCGGGTTGCCGGCGAACCCGTCGAGCTCAGCGTCGAGCAGGCGCAGCGCGGCCTCGATCGGCGTGTGTCCGGTCGACGCGAGCGCCTCCCGCAGGGCCGTGGTCGTGCCTTCGAGCCGGTCGAGCAGCAGCGCCTCCTTGGTCGGGAAGTAGTTGAAGACCGTCTTCTCCGACACCCCGCACGCCCGCGCCACCTCGGCCACCCGTACGCCGTCGAACCCGCGCTCCACGAACATCCGGGTCGCCGTGTCGGACAGTCGCTGCCGCATCTGCCGCTTCTTCTCCTCGCGCAGGCTCATCGGCCGATCTTACTGCTACTGTATTTTTACAGCCACAGTAAAAGGAGACGGTGATGAGCGAGTTCCGGATCACCCGCGACTACCCGCACCCGATCGAGCACGTCTGGCGTGTGCTCACCGACCCCGAGCTGGTCCCGCGCTGGACCACGACCGGCCAGGGCGGCCGGCCCCAGGGCTTCGCGCCGGTCGCGGGTACGAAGTTCCAGTTCATCGCCAAGCCGATTGCCGGCTGGCGCGGCATCGTCGACTGCGAGGTCCTCGAAGTGGACGCGCCGGCGCTGATGCGCTACTCGTGGATCGGCGACGAGGGGGCCGCGCCGAGCTTCGTCACCTACCGCCTCCAGCCGATCGCCGGCGGCACCCGCTTCACCTGGGAGCACACCGGCTTCGCCGGCATCGGCGGCTTCTTCATGTGCCGACTCCTGCGGTCGGTACGGGCCAGAATGCTGACCGTGGCGTTACCCGCGGTCCTCGACGATCCCAAGCTTCCGGCCTGATCACCCTTCCCGGCCCGCTGCCGGCTGCCAGCGCGTACGCCGCGGTCCGCGCGCCCATCGCCGAGGGTGGCGGCTGCGCGTGGTTCGCCAGCCGGGGCATCGGCCGCCCGGTAGCCGAGTCGCTGAGCGAGAACCGACCGATATCAATGATGCGAAACCCCACTCGGCTGCGTCGGCACAGCTCAGCGGAGGAACGGTCGAGCGGCATGGCGGAGGGCGTGGGATTCGAACCCACGGAGACGCGGAACGCCTCACCGGTTTTCAAGACCGACAGCCGCGACCATGCTGAGCAGGCCAAACGCCTTTGGCGCTCGGTGCGTTGCCGGACCCATGCCGTCGATACGGTCAGCGAGCGGAACGGAACCGCGACCCGCTATAGCAGCCTTACAACACCATCCGCTGCCTCGTGCTGGCTACCGGCAAGGCCGTAGAGGGGTTTGCGGTCTGAGGGGAGGGCTGGCCAACGGGCGCCGATGGCGGCCAACTGGTTACGATCGACGACATCGCTGGCTAATACCGAGGCGAGTAGTTCGGCCTGAGCGGGTTCCAGCTCGACCAGGCGGGTCAGGACGGTTAGCAGGTCGACTAACTCGCTGGTCCAGCCCGGCTCCCAGACGTCGACATGGACATCGTCGAGAGGAGATCCTCGGCGCCCGCCTGGTTCCTTCTTGCGGTAGTTGAACCAGGACTTGATGATGTTCCGGCCGCCGAC carries:
- a CDS encoding TetR/AcrR family transcriptional regulator; the protein is MSLREEKKRQMRQRLSDTATRMFVERGFDGVRVAEVARACGVSEKTVFNYFPTKEALLLDRLEGTTTALREALASTGHTPIEAALRLLDAELDGFAGNPEGYRRFGELLEAAPSLRAYRNDMMDRFVAVAAEALAARDGVDPADPEPQITAAALLGLWRVQYESLRRHPGKPATVRAEVRRAADVLRIGLEKQG
- a CDS encoding SRPBCC family protein, which codes for MSEFRITRDYPHPIEHVWRVLTDPELVPRWTTTGQGGRPQGFAPVAGTKFQFIAKPIAGWRGIVDCEVLEVDAPALMRYSWIGDEGAAPSFVTYRLQPIAGGTRFTWEHTGFAGIGGFFMCRLLRSVRARMLTVALPAVLDDPKLPA